In the Arachis ipaensis cultivar K30076 chromosome B10, Araip1.1, whole genome shotgun sequence genome, one interval contains:
- the LOC107621437 gene encoding phosphopantothenoylcysteine decarboxylase subunit VHS3-like, translating into MATEAGQSQSCNLSEVPPPKSTYLNVLTQGQRSLDTRIRFRSPSENSGGRLSVDSSRSDGGRGIINSGNSRCIQMGLIEESMRDNDIDDVDYLEDSPEGDDEDDDDDDEEEKDNEVDDGGHGKDNDWGDDPGPSTG; encoded by the exons ATGGCTACAGAAGCGGGTCAATCACAGTCGTGTAATTTGAGTGAAGTACCCCCACCCAAATCGACGTACCTGAATGTCCTAACCCAAGGTCAGAGGTCATTGGATACCCGAATTCGGTTTCGTTCACCTTCAGAAAATTCTGGAGGCAGATTGTCTGTTGACTCAAGTAGGAGTGATGGCGGTCGAGGTATTATTAATAGCGGAAACTCCCGTTGCATCCAAATGGGTCTTATCGAGGAGAGTATGAGGGATAATGACATTGATGATGTTGACTATTTGGAAGACTCCCCCGAGggtgatgacgaggatgatgatgacgacgatgAGGAGGAAAAGGACAATGAGGTCGATGATGGTGGACATGGTAAAGACAATGACTGGGGTGATGACCCTGGACCTAGTACAG GTTGA